The Acidobacteriota bacterium genomic sequence TCGCTGTTCAGTTTATTAATATTTTTTTTGCAATACGCAATGACTTCATCTGTATATTTGCCGAACAGCGGTAACCCCACTAAATGTGGTAGATCTGTTCCTATGTGACCATTGTTTATTTCAATAATTCGAATTTCATTTTGCTTGTCTATTGCAATATCCAATCCTAAAAGACGGTGATGGATATTTCTGGAAGCAATTATCACAGCCTTATCTAAACATTTCGAAAAAAACGGAATCTGATGCGTTCTCTTTAAATCAATATCATTCACCAGATGAACTTTTTCTCCTTTCTTGTTTACAGCATAATCAGCCAAATAGCCATTTATAGAGCATTTAACAATAAATCCTCCATAATTCAAATTGTCTACAACCGAGCCTTTGCC encodes the following:
- a CDS encoding sugar-transfer associated ATP-grasp domain-containing protein; translated protein: LWISWRVVALFFRPCQMPSRNFETSSKIKILSVALRIGGKGSVVDNLNYGGFIVKCSINGYLADYAVNKKGEKVHLVNDIDLKRTHQIPFFSKCLDKAVIIASRNIHHRLLGLDIAIDKQNEIRIIEINNGHIGTDLPHLVGLPLFGKYTDEVIAYCKKNINKLNSEYVLRLKEIGG